The Metabacillus sediminilitoris genome window below encodes:
- a CDS encoding kinase-associated lipoprotein B, with amino-acid sequence MDERKIGEIVTGLYKTGKYIGEITDIRPMHYLVKVKAVLKHPQQGDLHNPNQVDVQLFHERRALAYNEQTNVPKKMVKLYDGDVPDYKESLKDALHSLKNELEQMDTTWAKQSLENLSSLEKDYFH; translated from the coding sequence ATGGATGAAAGAAAAATTGGAGAAATAGTGACAGGGTTATATAAAACAGGGAAATATATCGGTGAAATTACAGACATTCGTCCCATGCATTATTTAGTCAAAGTAAAGGCAGTTCTTAAGCATCCACAGCAAGGAGATTTACATAATCCTAATCAAGTAGATGTTCAACTTTTCCATGAAAGACGTGCTTTGGCCTATAATGAACAAACAAATGTCCCTAAGAAGATGGTTAAGCTTTATGATGGAGATGTTCCAGATTATAAAGAATCACTTAAAGATGCATTACATTCATTAAAAAACGAGCTTGAACAAATGGATACTACTTGGGCAAAACAATCACTTGAAAATCTATCCTCTTTAGAAAAAGACTACTTTCATTAA
- the kapD gene encoding 3'-5' exonuclease KapD → MEGQEQLLFIDFEFTMPEGKSNPKGFYPEIIEVGIVSVKNHEIVEQYSSYVKPIRFPLLSERCKSFLQISQANIDEGISFTELISILTRHNQHHPTTVITWGNMDMKVLRQNCQLNDETFPFTGTFRDLSMEYKKFFGDRNQTGLWKAVEEYGKKATGKHHRALDDALTTYNLFKLVEEDKRYLQKPNPPTIGDRIDLAKVLNKYAT, encoded by the coding sequence TTGGAGGGACAAGAGCAATTATTATTTATTGATTTTGAATTTACGATGCCAGAGGGGAAATCAAACCCAAAAGGATTTTATCCGGAAATCATAGAAGTTGGCATAGTTTCTGTTAAGAACCATGAAATTGTAGAACAATATTCCTCATATGTTAAACCAATACGATTCCCCTTATTAAGCGAGCGATGTAAATCCTTTCTGCAAATTTCTCAGGCTAATATAGATGAAGGAATTTCCTTTACTGAATTAATATCAATTTTAACACGACACAATCAACATCATCCTACAACGGTTATAACATGGGGCAACATGGATATGAAGGTGTTACGCCAAAATTGTCAGTTGAATGATGAAACCTTCCCATTTACCGGTACATTTCGAGACTTATCAATGGAGTATAAAAAGTTTTTCGGAGACCGAAATCAAACGGGACTTTGGAAGGCTGTTGAGGAATATGGAAAAAAGGCAACGGGTAAACATCACCGTGCATTAGATGATGCGTTAACGACGTATAATTTATTCAAATTAGTTGAAGAGGATAAACGTTATTTACAAAAACCGAATCCTCCGACGATAGGGGACCGTATCGATTTGGCAAAGGTATTAAATAAATATGCAACATAA
- a CDS encoding NAD-dependent succinate-semialdehyde dehydrogenase has translation MYIDGEWTDTIEKIDVVNPATNEKFATVPNGGTQEAIKAVDAAHEAFKNWSKLTAAERGDYLMKWHQLIDQAKDEIGALMTKEQGKPLQEAIGEVNYANSFISWYAEEGKRIYGETIPASDSKKRILVQKQPVGVIAAITPWNFPAAMITRKVAPALAAGCTAVIKPAELTPLTALKIVELAEQAGIPKGVINIVTGDAKAIGEAWMKDGRVRKISFTGSTEVGKLLMRQAADTVKKVSLELGGHAPFIVTENANIEKAVQGLIASKYRNAGQTCVCANRIYVHGAIIDAFVDAFTKAVAEFKVGNGLEEGVNIGPLIDERAVNKVVAQLKDATEKGAKVAIGGNKVEDLKGFFIEPTVLVDVTDDMLCMNEETFGPLAPIATFQTVEEVIERANNTPYGLAAYVFSENISEAVQISEGLEYGIVGLNDGLPSVAQAPFGGYKQSGLGREGGHYGIEEYLEVKYISIGLS, from the coding sequence ATGTATATTGACGGAGAATGGACCGATACAATTGAAAAAATTGATGTAGTAAACCCTGCAACAAATGAAAAGTTTGCAACTGTACCAAACGGGGGAACCCAAGAAGCAATAAAAGCAGTTGATGCAGCACACGAAGCATTTAAGAACTGGTCTAAATTAACAGCAGCAGAACGTGGGGATTATTTGATGAAATGGCATCAGCTCATTGACCAAGCAAAGGATGAAATTGGAGCGTTAATGACAAAGGAACAAGGAAAGCCATTACAAGAAGCGATCGGTGAAGTCAATTATGCTAATAGTTTCATCTCTTGGTATGCAGAAGAAGGAAAAAGAATTTATGGTGAGACAATACCTGCTTCTGATTCAAAAAAACGAATTCTTGTTCAAAAACAACCTGTTGGGGTTATAGCAGCAATCACTCCTTGGAATTTCCCGGCAGCGATGATTACAAGAAAAGTGGCACCAGCCTTGGCAGCAGGATGTACAGCTGTCATTAAACCGGCTGAACTCACTCCATTGACAGCATTAAAAATCGTAGAACTTGCAGAACAAGCTGGCATTCCCAAAGGGGTTATCAACATAGTTACAGGTGATGCTAAAGCAATTGGAGAAGCATGGATGAAGGATGGACGTGTCCGTAAGATTTCATTTACCGGATCAACTGAAGTCGGGAAACTGCTTATGCGCCAGGCAGCTGATACTGTAAAGAAAGTATCTTTAGAGCTTGGTGGACATGCGCCATTTATCGTGACAGAAAATGCGAATATAGAAAAAGCTGTTCAAGGATTAATCGCTTCAAAATATCGAAATGCCGGTCAAACATGTGTATGTGCAAACCGTATTTATGTGCACGGAGCTATTATTGATGCATTTGTTGATGCTTTTACAAAAGCGGTTGCTGAATTTAAGGTTGGTAACGGTCTGGAAGAAGGAGTGAATATCGGTCCGCTAATCGATGAGCGTGCTGTTAATAAAGTCGTAGCTCAGCTTAAAGATGCAACAGAAAAAGGGGCAAAAGTAGCCATAGGCGGAAATAAAGTAGAAGATCTGAAAGGTTTTTTCATTGAACCGACCGTCCTTGTCGATGTAACAGACGATATGCTTTGCATGAATGAGGAAACATTCGGGCCACTCGCGCCTATTGCAACATTCCAAACAGTGGAAGAAGTCATTGAACGAGCGAATAACACTCCATATGGATTAGCTGCATATGTATTTAGTGAAAATATTAGTGAAGCCGTTCAAATTTCCGAGGGACTTGAATATGGAATTGTCGGCTTAAACGACGGGCTACCATCTGTTGCTCAAGCTCCTTTTGGCGGATATAAACAAAGTGGGCTTGGACGTGAAGGCGGCCACTACGGAATTGAAGAGTATTTAGAAGTTAAGTATATTTCGATAGGATTATCATAG